From Cecembia calidifontis, one genomic window encodes:
- a CDS encoding insulinase family protein gives MKKIFIYILTIFIVQTGFSQVDRSKYPDPAPAREIKLGNADSFMLPNGLKVFVVENNKLPRVAFSLVLERDPILEGEKAGMLGMVGEMLTGGTSNRTKDQLDEEVDFIGASLSASSTSIFASSLKKHQETILQLMTDVLYNPVFPQEELDKLKKQAISGLAASKDDPNAISSRLASALNFGKNHPYGEMQTEASINNISVDDIKTYYQTYFKPNIAYLAIVGDITKSEAETLVNKYFAAWKRGDVPSKTYPVPQAPAKNTVALVDRSASVQSVVNITYPLEMSLSHADYLASRVLNYILGGGSSSRLFMNLREDKGYTYGAYSSIGSDKLVTSFRASASVKQTATDSAIHEMIFEIRNLRDNGISAKELEDAKANLSGSFGRSLESPSTIANFAINMERYKLPADFYATYLQRLNALTVEDINAAAKKFLKPDNMYITVVGNGSVIQESLMAFGEVQRFTNMADPERQIAISSDITAAGVIARYISSIGGEDKVKAIKTSKLDAVAEIQGMKLNMLYAYDENKEAFSNKIMMMGNVASNTVIKNGKATITAMGQTQELTDEQFESLKMSMFIFPELHFDDLGYSVELDGIRDVEGVEAYKVLISNPTGSSQAYYYSVDSGLKIKSESAEAGETFYNDYQEVDGVLYPMSMLVKSPAIPMPLESKVEKIKFNVEISEEEFK, from the coding sequence ATGAAAAAGATATTTATTTACATCCTAACCATATTCATTGTTCAGACTGGATTTTCCCAGGTTGACAGATCCAAATATCCTGATCCTGCCCCTGCGAGGGAAATAAAATTGGGAAATGCAGATTCATTTATGTTGCCCAATGGATTGAAGGTTTTTGTTGTGGAGAACAATAAACTGCCAAGAGTAGCTTTTTCCCTTGTTCTGGAAAGAGATCCCATTTTGGAAGGGGAAAAAGCTGGTATGCTGGGTATGGTCGGAGAGATGCTGACAGGTGGAACTTCCAATAGGACCAAGGATCAATTGGATGAGGAAGTTGACTTTATTGGTGCTTCTTTAAGTGCAAGTTCTACATCTATTTTTGCTTCCTCTCTCAAAAAGCATCAGGAAACCATCCTTCAATTGATGACAGATGTGCTTTACAATCCAGTTTTTCCTCAAGAGGAACTGGACAAACTCAAGAAGCAAGCCATATCCGGTCTTGCCGCAAGCAAGGACGATCCGAATGCCATCTCTTCCAGATTGGCTTCGGCCCTCAATTTTGGCAAAAACCATCCTTATGGGGAAATGCAGACTGAGGCCAGCATCAACAACATCAGCGTAGATGATATTAAAACCTACTACCAAACTTATTTCAAACCTAATATTGCTTACCTTGCCATAGTAGGAGATATCACTAAATCAGAAGCCGAGACTTTGGTCAATAAGTATTTTGCTGCCTGGAAAAGAGGGGATGTGCCATCTAAAACTTATCCGGTACCCCAGGCTCCTGCAAAAAATACAGTTGCCTTGGTGGACCGTTCGGCTTCAGTTCAGTCTGTAGTAAATATTACCTATCCGTTGGAAATGAGCCTTTCTCACGCGGATTATTTGGCTTCGAGGGTCTTGAATTATATTCTTGGTGGAGGTTCTTCTTCCAGGTTGTTTATGAATCTTAGAGAAGATAAAGGGTATACGTATGGAGCTTATTCTTCAATCGGTTCCGATAAATTGGTGACCAGTTTTAGGGCCTCTGCAAGTGTCAAGCAGACAGCTACCGACTCAGCCATACATGAGATGATTTTTGAAATCAGAAACCTGAGGGACAATGGTATCAGCGCAAAGGAATTGGAAGATGCTAAAGCCAATTTGAGCGGTTCGTTTGGAAGGTCTCTTGAGAGTCCTTCTACCATAGCCAATTTTGCGATCAATATGGAAAGGTATAAGTTGCCGGCTGATTTTTATGCAACATACCTTCAAAGATTGAACGCTTTGACAGTAGAGGATATCAATGCTGCAGCTAAGAAGTTTTTGAAACCGGACAACATGTACATTACCGTAGTTGGAAATGGGTCAGTGATTCAAGAAAGCTTGATGGCATTTGGTGAGGTACAAAGATTTACGAATATGGCAGATCCGGAGCGTCAGATAGCCATTAGCTCAGACATCACTGCTGCTGGGGTTATTGCCAGATACATCAGCAGCATCGGTGGAGAAGACAAGGTTAAAGCAATTAAAACATCAAAATTGGATGCCGTTGCGGAAATCCAAGGAATGAAACTGAACATGCTGTATGCCTATGATGAAAACAAGGAAGCTTTTTCTAATAAAATAATGATGATGGGAAATGTGGCCAGCAATACAGTAATTAAAAACGGAAAAGCCACGATTACCGCTATGGGGCAGACCCAGGAGTTGACCGATGAACAGTTTGAGTCCTTAAAAATGAGTATGTTCATTTTCCCAGAACTTCACTTTGATGATTTGGGCTATTCTGTTGAACTTGATGGTATCAGGGATGTTGAGGGGGTGGAAGCTTATAAGGTTTTAATCTCTAATCCAACTGGATCCAGTCAGGCTTATTATTACAGTGTAGATTCAGGGTTGAAAATAAAGAGTGAAAGTGCAGAAGCCGGAGAGACATTTTACAATGATTACCAGGAAGTGGATGGCGTACTTTACCCCATGTCCATGTTGGTGAAATCACCTGCTATACCCATGCCTTTGGAGTCAAAAGTGGAAAAAATCAAGTTTAATGTAGAAATTTCCGAAGAAGAGTTCAAATAA